In Kryptolebias marmoratus isolate JLee-2015 linkage group LG22, ASM164957v2, whole genome shotgun sequence, the sequence CATCTTAAGATTTGTTACAATTTGCTGATGATTTCTCCATCAGGCCTCTCAtctatttcagtttttactaCCTAATAAAAGCCCAACATCTTttatgtttccctgctttgtcatcaacctctttttttttttcagagcacaTCTAATATTAGCCACATCAGCAGAATAATGAAGTCCACGAACATCAAGGCTCGCCCTGGCCTGTGATGTGTCACATGTCGCCGGACGAGCATCCAGGCAGCcacaaactaaattaaagcaGGACCTGAAGTTTTGAACGGAGGGAGCAGAGCCCGAGTGTCTCCATGGCGATACAACATCAAAGACGTGTACAGCATGTGAGCTTCATTAGGGGACAGTATTACTGCTCTGGAGCCAAGGAGGACGCAGGGCGCAACGCATACTCTCACTGTGAGACACGCAGGAACGGCGAGCGCACACAGCTGTCAGGGAGAGTCTGTTTCCTCTGTTTCCAGCAGTCAGGGTCAACAACGCAGGAAGTGGCTTATGGTGGCTGTCTGTCCGCTTTTAGAGCTGAGACACAGGAAGACGTGCTGGACAGACAGCTGGAGGACACATCAGGGTTAGAGACAAATATGTAGGGCGTGTTTGATTGGTTCTCCTCACAAAGCATGGTGAAGATTTACATTATGACCAATTTTTCAAAGAGTGTGCATGTCAACATATCAGCTTTGAGTTTCTGCAAATCCTGGCAACAACATGCCTTGAATTTGACTCGGCTTGACTTTTTTCACCTGCTTGTTTACCACGCTCACTTtcaaacaccccccccccacacttTGTAGCTTTGAAGGTGTTTGAAACCTTGTCTCTTCATAACCTTTCATGCTGTTTTACAATGGAAacgtttcaggttttttttttttttcttacagtttgcATGCTCCTACTAGCAGTGGTTCCCTCCCTCTGCATCTGCCTGAGTGACAGATCCTCCTGAAGGGCAGCATGGAGGGAATATCTGCTTCTCCAGGTTCTCTGCCAGTCCTGGTGTCGTCGTGGTGACCGAGGGGCCGAGGGCAGGAAACGCCCCAGAGATGCActgtaacaaaaaacacacaactgtgAGACTTTTTTCACACTGTAACCCAGTATTCCCTGAGAACGCTCCTATGCagggaggaggtgtgtgtgtgtgtgtgtgtgtgtgtgtgtgggggggggggtcgttTCCTCAACAGCCACACCACTTTGCTGGGCCGCTCCCAAGGAAGTGGAGCTCCTCGGGCTCCGGCTGAACAGGGGCCCCCCTCTCGTTCTGCAGGTTGCTCAATGGAGCCTCTCGTGTATCAATTACCTGAAATATCAAACAGCACGTAAGAGGGCGGTCGACTTGTTTGTTTGACTCTGGTGGTCACCGAGATTCCTGTGAAAGGAGCGAGAACAATTTGATTTATCTCGGAGGATGTGTGCCGGAAGTCGCCcgtttgtcctgttttgtttttgttgttttgttacaaCTTATCGGACGGGAAGTTCACTTCTCCTCCTCACAATGCTGCAAGACAAAAGGCAAGCAGAATTTTAAAGTTATTGAGGgggaagaaaggaagaaagaaacgACGGATCAGACGGATCTAAACTTGAAAAtctttttgaaaaccacaaaGGCTCCATAATAAAGAGGAGCCTGTTCACACTCAGTTCagaagcctgcctctctgatggtatgggggtgcattgaCACATCTGGAAGGcaccatcagtgcagaaaagtaCAGCATGTAGAGGTTTTAGAACGACATCTTTTTCAGGGCAGGTAACCACAGCCTCCATGACCCGCCTGCAGTCCAGAACCTCTCcatactgaaaacataaaacatttacagcatcgtgaaacaaaaaaatctgtcagagaCGACTCAGCTCAGCACAGGTTGAACATCTACAATCCAACATCAGAATGGGACAACGATCCCCTCCaggagctccagcagctgctctcctcagctcctggatgtggtgctgccatgaaattctaaattatttattgatttttaaaccattgacatgtttactgtgttccaatgtgaataaaatacagatcCATGAGATTTGCAGATCGTTGcgctctgtttttatttacatttgacacACTGTCCCgactttttcagaactggggttgtatTTAATTTCGTCTTTTTTGTCTCCAGCAGCTACCAGCACAGGTGGGACTGGAACAATGGGAACAATGCTGAGAGCTAACAAACCCACTGGGACTTGGAGGGCTTTTGTACCGAGGGCTCTGAAATGataacatgcacaaaaaaaaagggggccgAGGGTGTTGCTGGGGATTCCTACggacgaggaggaggggaataaaaacaagctgtgaAGTGTAGAGAGGTGAGAGCAGCGGCTCAACCCTCAGACTTCGGAGGCCTGATTAACATGAAAGGCGAGGATCAGTGGAACGGGTGGAAACTGCTCCTTTTTTACCAaaccccccacccaccctcaCCACCCTTGAAAGCCATGATCCTGCATTGATGcagtggggtgtgtgtgtgttaaaaagtGTGGGTGGGGAAGTGGCCACAAAAAGCCTTCTGTTGCTGCCTGGGAGTGGGGTTACCTGCCCCATCCTTTCCTGTGGGGTCAGGTTTCACGCGTCACGTGGGCATGCGTACGCAGAACCGTGCTTCACTCTCACCCTttcccacccccaccaccccaaGCTGCAGGGGTACAGGGGctaaggggggggggagactgGGAACAAATGATAGATTCGGAGCACAgcgccaaaataaaagcacctgcATGACCAAAGAGCTGGATGACAGATGGTTTTTGTTCTCCAGGAAATGACATAAACCAACTAGAAACACAGTTTTCCGCttattaaagtttcatttttttcccctatctcgagaaaaatcagtttaatgATGAGCTGTTGGACATCAGAGCTGTGGGATTTAAGAAAACAACCGTTCCCAAAGCGCCCCGaatgtttcataaaatgtttcCCGGCTGCGGCCTGGACTGGGACAGGGAGAACCAGAGTTTGATGAATACGACCCCAACTGATGACGTGCTAACAAGGAACCCTTTAAATGTAGGCCGGAGCGTGAGAACAACGATATTTGCCTCTAAGacgaaatcaaatcaaatcccatcagaagaaacaaaagcttcaaaagGTAAATGATCTGCAGGAGGCCGGGGGGGACAGGAACCTCCCTTTAACTCTACGGCCTCAGCGAAGACGTCCATCTTCATTAATCGTCCTCGTGTGGAATGATTCTGGTCACACCCATGTCGAACAGGAAGGATTCTGTTTCTGAAAAATGGTGTGAAGGAGCGGAACGATCCCCAGTAACTGGGCTTTTTAATCGCCTGAAGggttttctgttcatttttctgcagcgttagcaaaatatctcctgaaccagtgaGTAGATTTTTaccaaactttcagaaagaagtcactggatgtacgtctacgtCCTGATAGCTTTCGGATTTGATCCAACTCAAgcaatcaaacacaaaaatgacaactcagccattttcttttacagattttaagctaaaatgtggtatgttggtagctgagagtcatccctaaaaCATGCTCTAAGCACTACCTGTTTTCAAGACTTTGCAATTAACCAATACAGTCAATTCtagctgtctgttagcaaaatatctcctgaaccagtggatggattttaatgagactttcaggaaCTTATCATTTGGAGTTACATCTACAagtcattaacttttggggtcaacacaattcaagatggccgcctcagctgATAGGCCttagcaaaaccaaaaaatggctttagtcagtcagttttacagatattgaggtaaaatttggtgtaattttagctgagagtcatcctgaacaccTACCTTAAAATACATTGCTCTGATTTACTTTACTTgtaataaattttttaaaaactcattctTTGTGCTCAAAGAGTGACGATTTCGACCCAGGTTGAGCGGTGCTTCAACACAAAGCGCCACCTAattaagcatgttttgtacaaAACACGTTCTGCGTGAGTAAATACTGACGACCCCGTGAGAGGGCGAGACAGATGAAGTCATCAGGATTATTTACTGCAGCGCCGAAATGAAGTCTGTCtgagattattaaaaacacCAACCCTGACAAACGTGGCTTCCAGGCCTCCTGAGATAAATCCTCCCATTGCGTCTCAGAACAGATCTCTTCATCTCAAGTACTTTAAACCAGACGGAGAACTACAAgtataaacagaataaagtaCATGTCTCTAGAACACTTGAGTATGGATATGTTAAGTAAGTATAGTgctttattgctgttttttcttaaaattaccATGTGGTCAAGGCTTTCCCCAAGGTATTTTatagttattgtttttcttttacatttgctgcatttaaaaaaaaataaaaaaaatcagtccagtccttgtacctagcaattttcagaggaatgttttctTATAAGCCAAGTAACCCGAACTACGAATAAATCAAGTAAAAGGTACTTAAACTCATGGATGACCTGGGCTTGTGTCTGTAGGCAGCGACTACAAGGAGCCAAATTTAAACAGGATGTTTTGGCACTTTGTTACTGGAAATGCAAAGGTTTAGCTGCCTTTCTGTGCCCGAGAAATccataattaaatatttaattcaatATATAAATAAGTTCCAAAATGTAAGCAAACAAAGGGTAGGCTCAAGATTTCTGCACAATACTTTAAAACTTCATAGATCTTCATTTATATCAagtctaaaaatgtatttatttctgtgtttattcagAGTAGTGAACTCTGCTGTCACCTGCTGGTGAGAAGAGCATAAACTTAAGATGCCACATTTTTCCCCCtcctataaaacaaacaaagagtaaaaaacaatttaaaggaaAAGCTGAAAGTTATCAAACTGCTCGACTTTAATCAGTACCGAGGCTGCGGTGGAAGCtgggaaacaaaaagcacacaTCGTCGTAGTGTTAAAAGGACTAATTTACTCTTACACGGGACATCAACGGAGTACATTTccaatagaaaaataaaatcgcCTGCTTTAGAGGATGTCAAACTGGAACTGTacctgtttatatttattttaaattcaggaACAGccaaccaacacacacacacttcagagATGGATCTCAAATCGCTCATGTTCAGCTGAGAACACATTCATTGAGCTTAACTTTTGGTTTGTGTCTCGTTTTCCTTTTCAGAAAACTTGCTcgtcacagtaaaaaaaaacaaaaaacaaaaaaacacgaaACACTGTAACTGGCAGCGCAGTCAGACGGTGGTGCGGTAGGACAGGAGGAAGGTCCGAACGAGGCAGGAACCATGCATAGCCACGTGGGTGAAAAAGAAACTTCAATTAGTCCAACAGAACGacaacaaactaaatgtttatggAACATGGCTGTGGTAAAAAGTGGAAAGGATTattaggttttctgtttttaaagaattcaaCCCAAACTTCGTGGATAATCTCTGAACCCTTTTCCATCCaaaattagtttctttaaatataGTTTCTTATGAATTCTCTTGAACATAAATAGCACTGTTATTGCTCATCGGAAAAACTAAATCAACTCAAGTACCACGCGCACGTACTGGCATTTAAATCTACACTGTGGCACTTCACTGGCCATAACGACGctaaagcaacagaaaaaatgttagcaactgaaattaatttagtttgaaaataGGCCCTTGGACCTTCTGTCATGGTTAAAACTACTTTCAGtaagaaaagtaaacaaaacaaaaaaaaaaaatcaccttcaCATAGGAGAACTAAAATTATGAATTAATTATATACAGTCTTGAGACACAGTCGGTTCCGATGAACCAATCCCATGACGTGTTCAgtaaatatttacaatttaagGTTGGGATCACAGATTAGCTTCATTTCTTTGAGAAGTCAGTCGTCGGCGCCGTTCGTCTGAGATGTTTCCATGCGCTCCTCGGTGGCCTCGACGCCGGATTCGTCTACTTCCtgatcctgaaaaaaaaaggaaaaacagtcGGCGAACGTCAGCTTGCTTCTTACCGCCAGGTAAACAAACGGCAGCTTGTAAACGCTCGGCACCTTTTTCAGCACTTCCATCAGCCCTTTGACAGTGGACATCAGGGAGCTGGCCGACTTGTCCATCAGCTCGTAGTAGAGCTTCTTCTGCTCCTTCACGGCGCCGAGAGCCTCTTCAGTTTGGCTCAGGGCGCTcttcacctcctccagctccttggACAGGGCTTTGTTAGCTTGCTCCAGCTGAGCTTTAACCTTGGCGCTTTCCTCTGGAACGACACATGTGAGATCAACGATGAGGGATTCAAGTCGGCGAGACGAGGAGGAGACAGCAGTCAGAGGACACGTGCAGGAAGGGACACTCACAGGTGATTAAACCTCGCTGCAGCTGATCATGACGACACTCAGAGTGTTAAAGTCTTTTTGATGAGCCACTGAAATAactcctgttactaaaacatGAGTCATTAGCCTTTACTGTGAGAATGCTGAgtcaccattgttttcctgtttatagtttcatCTGTACGCTTtgttgcaatcaaactacttctctTTACTTTGGGTTATTTTAACCAATCACatatcaaaatattaaactggATCCAGAATATTGTGCTATGACTtgtagtatttgtaacttttgtagTTCTTGaattatttctctttaattAGAAAAGATTTACCCCAAGAAATGCATTGATCACTCAACTCCCTCAGAAACAATCTTTTTGTATTCCTATGCTCcatttttagctacagtttagctaattttagctttggttctgcttgttttaactttaacaattcattGATCATCAATCATATCAAATTTCAGTGAAGTTATTAAGGGCTCagcatttccacagaaaatgtaatttatcaGATTTTTATCATTAAGATCTGAGCTGCTGGGGCAACATTATATTGTCTCCTATAAGAGTGCAAATGCACTTTAAACACTGAATATATGTGGATAAAATCAATACTAAACTCTATTTTATATTCTGTAAGTAGCAGCTGGAAGTGATGAGTCAAGATGAGGCTCCatagaaagaaatcattgtGAAGACAGCCTGAAATATAATCCAGATTATACCCTTTTTGGCATCCTGTGCCATGAGCCTCTGCTCGatctcctctctctctttctcgcTCCTCTCCAGTTTCTGCATCATGCTGCCGATATCAACCATAGCGCCGTTGTACACGATCAGATTCCCGGATGCGCTGGCCTCTGGCTGGGCACAAGCTTTCGGAGCAGGGATCAGCCCTCGGTTTcctgacagattaaaaaaaaaaaaaaagaaaagacagttCGCTGTAGAGGCCCTGCACCTTACGGGAACAAATCGGCTCAAACGTTTGATGAAAATCACACGTGACATCCACGTTAGCTCACCTATGAGGTTTTCTATCTGGGCTTCGTTGAAGGAGGGCGTGGGTTCGTCCTTCCCTCTGTCTGTCAGTTTCCTGTAGTAACACGACTCTCTGACGACTGGTTTGTTCAACAGCTTCtttatctgaaaacagaaactcacACGTCACTTGAACTGATCTGAAGGCCGGATGTTGTCAGGGAAAGGCTGATCTGACACCTGAAGAGAACCAGAATCATATAACGAGggttttgtgtatgtgtgtgtgtgtgtgctcacctGTGAACGGGACAGATGCAGCCCCAGCGTGTACAGGATCTCCTCCAGGTCCCTCTCCAGTAAATAGCCACAGTGGCACTGGTCGAAATAGACAAACGCCATCAGCAACTCCTTGTTGTACGTCACCATCTGCTTCTTCTCCTGATGGACCAAAAACAACAGGTTTGAACCCACAAGCGTCTCACCGACAACTCAGTGATATTCCTGCCGTAAAAACGAGCAAACCTTGTCTTTAGAGGATCTTTCTTTTGACGACCTGCGGTCATCTCTGCGGTCTTTTCTGTCCCTGTCGTTGGAGTCGTCATCGTCTTTGTCTGAGAAGATAGAAAAGGAACCAAAATGGATGCTAACGgtgtaaaattaaatgttttattcatgtaaaatgtTGTCTATTACATGTTTACCAAGACCTGTGGATTCTCCCTGTTTAAAAGTTGAGCTGTATttaaagaagaacaaagaaGTACGCAGtaccatcatcttcatcatcatctgcaTCTTCAGCCTCCATGGGGTCGTACTCTTCGGCGTTGGTTGTGCTGCCCTCGTCTTCATTTTCCTCGTCATCTCGAGACTCCTCCTTTTTGATAAGTTTTTCATCAAACTATCGAAACTCACGACATCACAACATTTCCCTGAACAAATGACAAGCTAGGAAACCAAAAAGACCCGCAAGGTTTACCTTCCTCCTCTCATCTTCATCCTCTTTGGTCTTTTTTGCTGCTGGCTCGTCGCCCTcgtcttctttttccttcttcgGGTCGCGCTTTTCaaactctttcttttctgcttcctttttcactttcttttctttcttctcgtCCTTCGTAGGAAGAGCAGCAAGGGCTTTATATATTCGGTAGCCGAAGTCTCTCTGCAGCATCTCGTTGAAGAGTTCGGCAAAAAGGGAAACCTGCGCACAAAGAAGGACAGTGCACCTCCGACCTGAATCAATCACGAAAACAGAATCCACCGTGGAACACGGGAGCTGCGATTCTTTACTGAAACAAACGCCAAGACAAAGCAGTCTCACCTCAAACGAGTGCTCCTTGTTGTCTTCCAGTCTGTAGTCCAGCAGCACGCTCAGGGACATGACGCTGCAGTCAAATTTACCGTTCTTGGCAGCCCAGTTGGGGTGCACGAGGATGGTGGACTCATCGGGGAGGATGTAGCGTCTTTCTCTGCGCTGACGTTCAATCTCCTCCAGCCGCTTTCGTTCATCCTCCTAACAGAGACCAACACACCCGATGAGGTCTAGGAGAGCTGTTTCTAATCCATAAACTTTCTGTCTGACACAAGTGTTTTGTTACTAAACACAGATCTGCGTCATCAGTTTAAAATTAGCAacaatttctgaaaatattagTCTCATAACATCGAAAATGACAACTTACTACACAGAGGTAAAAActatttgaaaagaaatatcTGTTTTAAGAAAAACCACAAGTCAGTCTATCATAATGTAGGCAGGTgcagaagaaaaagtgaaacaagacaaaatattcaagtaaaaacataaataaataccacaGCTTCAACGTGGTTATTAAATTACAGATAAAGCCTGAAATAATTAGACATTCCCTCTAATATTCAGTACCTCTCTGTCGTCTTCGCTCCGAGCGGGCTCTTCTTCCTCTATGACTTTGCTCTCTGGTATTTCTGGTTCCTTAgactcctccacctgctcctccacCTTCAGTTGCTTGGTGAGGCGAGCAATGAGCTGCGATTTTAAGCCTTTTGAGCTCAGAGCGCGACAGTCAAGTTCTTTACGCAGGTCATTTACCTGCAAGacgtgaaaacacaaacatgttaaagTTAAGTAACGACAGGATAAATGTCGTCATTGTTTGTTCTGATATCTCTATCAGCCCTGAACCTTACCTTCATTGATTTCGGATCAAGTTTAGTCCAGTGAGTGGGAGTACTGACGTCTTTTGACTCATCTTCATCtttgtcctcttcctccttgaCAGAAAATCATTAAGACAGAGAAAGGCAGAGGGAGAGAAGAGGTGGGGACAGCAAACAGTCAGCACGCGGCTCATGGTTTCAATAAGCTTTAAAGCTGATCCGTGCAAGAAGCAAGGTCTCATCTGTCTTTCATTGCCTCGTCCTAGTGAGCTTGACTGTGTTTAAGTCCACTGCTACTGAAGTGTACACAGGAAAGCTCTCTAGCtcttatataaaaaagtaaataaaacaacagaaatgccTCCCAGCAGCCAATCAATCAATCTGTGGaacacaaaaaaggtaaaaatcaaTGACAGGTGTGTCAAAAAGGAGGTGTGGGTACATCAGGTGAACTGAGGCTGGCCTCCAAATGGAGTGAGGATAGGATAGCCCTACAGTACTCTATGACTGAGGTATTTCCATTAATGGGTTTTAAACACCTACATCAGATAGAAGCCATCTGTCCAACCAACTGCCCTGGAAAAACCAAATTCTTCATATAGTCCAAATGAAAGTGTAGAATTCAACAATAAGAacagacaagaagaagaacttgGGGGAGGTTCTCTTTTCGTTGTCAGGAGACATTAAAATgatgtgaaaaaatataaaaatatacatttctaCAACAAACATTATGTGCACACAACTGACTCCACAGATTCCAGCACATTGTCCAGGGTTTAAAATTCACCACTGGTTCGAGTTGGAGATCAAACTGATTTGTTGGCAGACAATAAGCAGATGCGGGTTAAGATAAATGCTTAGCAAAAGCCAAGGATTAAAGCGAATCGCCATTCCAGATTAGCACCCAATTATGTGGCGTTTAAGAAACTGGAATCTGTTTGGTCAATTGTGACTGGGGCCTACACAACACAACCTACGTCTCCCTGCTTCCCCTGTATGTGTCTGCTGGATGTGAGGGAAGGTGGAGGTGCtgatggagggatggaggagcagaggaaaagGGGGGCAGGTGGAGGAGTAAACAGAAGAAGTCTAGGTGACGTTTGGAGGAACATTAATATGCCTGTGTTCATATTCGTGTGCATGAAAGGTGAGGTGTGCTTTGTGTCTGCTGTGTATCTGGgagtttgtcttttctgttttattcctgTGCCTTCCTGTGAGAAGCGGAAATGAGAAGAGAAGGATTAGCGGTTCAGTGCCTGTTCTCCATCCGCCTCCTTTCGCTCGGCCGACAGCTTCTCAGCCAGCTGCTCCCGGAGTCGCCGTGACAGCACCTCCCACTCTGAGCGGGTAGGAAGACAATGCCAAACATCCGGAAGAAACAAAACCACTGTCTCCACATGAGCGGGGACTGTCCGCCCCTTGTGTGTCTCCTCTGGCCGGTGATAGCGAATCTCTGCAAAACGATACCTGTCGCAAAGGAAGAGGGTGCATTGGAAAGAAACATTCTGGTCAGGGCACAGTTTATAAGGCAAGCCTTTCTAGGGCGAGCCTTCTACAGCTACTCAGTCCTGTCAGGTCACTGAATGATTGCAGAAATCTTTACATTGACCCTGTTCTCGTACAACACACAGCATAGACAAATGGACCCAGTCAGCAGCTCTTCATCTGTTGTCACAGGTTATAGCAGCCATTTTGCAAATGGTGACagacgacaacaacaacaaaaaaagtaaataaatcacacCCTCAAAATCCTCCCAGTTATTGTTTCAGCCAATTTACAGATGAACGCTCTGCATTTAACCTAGGATACACTTAGTGCACGACGTTAGAGTTGTGCAAAGAGAGACAGAATCAACAGGACATTGAAAGCCAGTTAAATATATAAGATATTTAACatcaaaagtagaaaaaaaaaaataaagaaagaaaaatgtaatgtCTTCTGATCCAGGCTACTGCTTCCAGCCACCAAGTCCATGcgtttgatttttaaaaccacagcaaAAGGCATGTGTATGAGTAAAGTGTCACAGAAAGAGCCAAGACAGCAACACACAGAAGTACCCCCCCTCAAAAAGAACCCCGAAAAcattacacaacaaaacaaataataaacaagaaaCCGCAAAAAGAACCACAGCATATTCactaatacaaaaaaagatgcaaatatgTGATTCAAAATGTCCAGCAAAGATTTAGCATCAATATAGTATAAAAATCTATTATTTATGGTAAATCTGggattttattgattaaaacaGTATAAACAGGAATGTAATAAACATTGATAAAAGTAGCAGTGCTTACCACTGTGTGCACAGACTAAGGTCAATGCCTGTGAGTGCCTTGCAACAGCGTATGGCTGTCTTAATAAGGACCGATGGATCCTTCTCTGGGTCATCCCCGTCCAGAGAGGGAGACCAGTGACCACCGATGGCCATGGCCTCGTCTTTCCCTCTCATGCCCACCAAAAACtgaaggaagaaataaaaatgggaacaaaaggAGAGCCAGAGAGTACAGGTTAGATGAAAATGGGGAATGACGATATAGGTAGAGGTTTGAAAGATGGAGATGAGGGGAGCAGAcagagccaaaaacaaaacaaaacaaaacaaaaaaaaggcagcgGGAAGAACAGATAGTCATACCTCTGGAGATCCACAAGCAGATGAGAAAACACCATCGGTGTTATTTACACAAGAGAGCTAACATCAGTCAGAAAATTTCCACATTGTGAGTTCTCAGCAATGGAATAGGATTATTACATCACTGTCGGCCCCCGTTCTCTGTAGAAGTATAAACAAAGGGTTTGGCGTACCTTAATAAGTCTAGCAGGATGCTGGAAAGACTCTCTGACGTCTTGGGTGTCTTCTGCCAGAGCACAGGACTTATGATAGAGCTCCTCCAGACTGGGGTTAGCCAGCAGCATCACCTGAAACAACAGAGGTCGAATCAGGAACAAATCTCTTTTGAGCAAACACTGCTGTTAATTATTCTGAGAGAAACTAAACCTGTCCTGTCCCAATCAACATTCTGGTGAATTTAAGTTCCCCCTTTCCTTATGG encodes:
- the ccar1 gene encoding cell division cycle and apoptosis regulator protein 1, which produces MAQFGGQKNPPWATQFAATAVSQPGHSGQSLDLNSLHSLGVQQPSLLGASPSVYSQQSALAAASLSNQSAANYQLSQQTAALQQQAAAAAAAALQQSQINTALQQYQQQQQQQQQQQQQQQQQQQPPQQQLYNVPHQLPQPQQALISQPPVALPTSLSLSNQQTAQITVSYPTPRSSHQQQPQKQRVFTGVVNKLHDTFGFVDEDVFFQLSAVKGKTPQVGDRVLVEAVYNPNMPFKWNAQRIQTLPQLANQSHQQPPPLPQASPQLGSLYNEPGMQLRYTDMHSTADNRQNSQPQAPNMIKPTPAMLQSLPPPTTFSVPPQAPPPPLLQAQLSAASLTPLLQNPPQPLLPQPPPKDVFSGGLLQAPVRMMPQPPPVRRLEPPPRFPTRNDRGPELLLRVKEERSRDRDRERRRSRERSPTRKRSRDRSPRRERSPRRPRRVVPRYTVQFSKFSLDGSSCDLMELRRRYQSLYIPSDFFNAVFTWVDAFPLTRPFQINNACNFHILHKEVDPLVKNTAVLDPPDVNHTYSAKVMLLANPSLEELYHKSCALAEDTQDVRESFQHPARLIKFLVGMRGKDEAMAIGGHWSPSLDGDDPEKDPSVLIKTAIRCCKALTGIDLSLCTQWYRFAEIRYHRPEETHKGRTVPAHVETVVLFLPDVWHCLPTRSEWEVLSRRLREQLAEKLSAERKEADGEQEEEDKDEDESKDVSTPTHWTKLDPKSMKVNDLRKELDCRALSSKGLKSQLIARLTKQLKVEEQVEESKEPEIPESKVIEEEEPARSEDDREEDERKRLEEIERQRRERRYILPDESTILVHPNWAAKNGKFDCSVMSLSVLLDYRLEDNKEHSFEVSLFAELFNEMLQRDFGYRIYKALAALPTKDEKKEKKVKKEAEKKEFEKRDPKKEKEDEGDEPAAKKTKEDEDERRKEESRDDEENEDEGSTTNAEEYDPMEAEDADDDEDDDKDDDDSNDRDRKDRRDDRRSSKERSSKDKEKKQMVTYNKELLMAFVYFDQCHCGYLLERDLEEILYTLGLHLSRSQIKKLLNKPVVRESCYYRKLTDRGKDEPTPSFNEAQIENLIGNRGLIPAPKACAQPEASASGNLIVYNGAMVDIGSMMQKLERSEKEREEIEQRLMAQDAKKEESAKVKAQLEQANKALSKELEEVKSALSQTEEALGAVKEQKKLYYELMDKSASSLMSTVKGLMEVLKKDQEVDESGVEATEERMETSQTNGADD